A single window of Psychromonas ingrahamii 37 DNA harbors:
- the ispB gene encoding octaprenyl diphosphate synthase, with product MDIKTIQRISATEMNQVNKLITEQLSSDVALINQLGFYIINSGGKRIRPLITVLAAKALGIHDQNTTKLAAIIEFIHTATLLHDDVVDDSDLRRGKKTANAVFGSAASVLVGDFLYTRSFQMMTQLRNLKVMDILSSATNIIAEGEVLQLMNCNDPDTTEKKYMDIIYFKTAKLFEAATQLVAVLGEQSEEIETALLNYGKYLGTAFQLTDDVMDYNSDASEMGKNTGDDLAEGKPTLPLLYAIQHGNKKQATLIKEAIKKGNGMDHFDEIMQALHDTNALEYAKKRALEEADKAIKALVIIPDSEYKQALISLAHIAADRKS from the coding sequence ATGGATATAAAAACAATTCAGCGTATTTCTGCAACTGAAATGAATCAGGTCAATAAACTGATCACGGAACAATTAAGCTCGGATGTCGCCTTAATTAATCAACTGGGTTTTTATATTATTAATAGCGGTGGTAAACGTATCCGCCCGTTAATTACCGTATTAGCAGCAAAAGCCCTGGGTATTCATGATCAAAATACGACCAAACTTGCCGCGATAATTGAATTTATTCATACGGCAACCTTGCTGCACGATGATGTCGTTGATGACTCAGATCTGCGCCGCGGCAAAAAAACAGCGAATGCGGTATTTGGTTCAGCAGCAAGCGTATTAGTCGGGGATTTTTTATATACCCGCTCTTTTCAGATGATGACGCAGTTGCGTAATTTAAAAGTGATGGATATTTTATCTTCAGCAACCAATATTATTGCTGAAGGTGAAGTTTTACAGTTAATGAATTGTAATGATCCGGACACCACTGAAAAAAAATATATGGATATTATCTACTTTAAAACTGCCAAACTATTTGAAGCGGCAACACAACTTGTCGCCGTATTAGGAGAGCAATCTGAGGAAATTGAAACAGCTTTACTCAATTATGGTAAATACCTTGGGACGGCATTCCAGTTAACCGATGATGTGATGGATTATAACTCTGACGCAAGCGAAATGGGTAAAAATACAGGAGATGACCTGGCAGAAGGCAAACCGACCTTACCGCTTTTATATGCGATTCAACACGGCAATAAAAAGCAAGCAACGCTTATCAAAGAGGCCATTAAAAAAGGTAATGGCATGGATCATTTTGATGAGATTATGCAGGCACTGCATGATACAAATGCATTAGAATATGCAAAAAAACGCGCACTTGAAGAAGCAGATAAAGCCATTAAAGCTCTTGTTATTATTCCAGACAGTGAATACAAACAAGCATTAATAAGCTTGGCTCATATTGCTGCAGATCGAAAATCTTAA
- the rplU gene encoding 50S ribosomal protein L21 produces MYAVIQSGGKQHRVAVEQTLRLEKLDVEAGETIEFDKVLLVANAEDVKVGIPYVEGSKVTAEVVAHGRGNKIKIVKFRRRKHSRTTAGHRQWFTEVKITAINA; encoded by the coding sequence ATGTACGCTGTTATCCAGAGTGGTGGCAAGCAACACCGTGTAGCTGTTGAACAAACTCTTCGTTTGGAAAAGCTAGATGTTGAAGCTGGCGAGACTATAGAATTTGATAAAGTTCTTTTAGTAGCAAATGCAGAAGACGTTAAAGTTGGTATTCCATACGTTGAAGGAAGTAAAGTTACTGCTGAAGTAGTAGCTCACGGTCGTGGTAATAAAATTAAAATCGTTAAGTTCCGTCGTCGTAAGCATTCGCGTACAACAGCGGGTCATCGTCAGTGGTTTACTGAAGTTAAAATTACTGCAATCAACGCTTAA
- the rpmA gene encoding 50S ribosomal protein L27: MAHKKAGGSTNNGRDSESKRLGVKRFGGESVLAGNILVRQRGTKFHAGINVGIGKDHTLFAKATGVVKFEKKGPKMRSFITIVAE, translated from the coding sequence ATGGCACATAAAAAAGCTGGTGGTAGTACTAATAACGGTCGCGATTCGGAAAGTAAACGCCTTGGTGTGAAACGTTTCGGTGGTGAATCAGTTCTAGCGGGTAATATTCTTGTTCGTCAACGTGGTACTAAATTCCACGCTGGTATTAATGTTGGTATCGGTAAAGACCATACTCTTTTTGCTAAAGCTACAGGCGTAGTTAAGTTTGAAAAGAAAGGTCCAAAGATGCGTAGCTTCATTACTATCGTAGCTGAATAA
- the cgtA gene encoding Obg family GTPase CgtA, with the protein MKFVDEAKIKVDAGDGGNGCIGFRTEKYIPRGGPNGGDGGDGGDVYLQADENLNTLVDFRFVRFYDAERGENGQTRDCTGSRGKDKIIQVPVGTRCRDADTGEVLGDLTRDGQQLMVAKGGFHGLGNARFKSSTNRAPRQKTDGTPGEVRNLLLELLLLADVGMLGLPNAGKSTFIRSVSAAKPKVADYPFTTLVPNLGVVSMGYGRSFVIADIPGLIEGASDGAGLGARFLRHLERCRVLLHTIDLLPADGSDPAENALVIIAELKKHSPKLASKPRWLVFNKTDLLLEDEAELVIERVKEALEWDGPVYKVAAISKTGTDTLCRDVVEYLEELPAEFTPEEERQQVEFQWDDYHKTAIEELDDDSDDDDWSEDDEMMEVIYTKE; encoded by the coding sequence ATGAAGTTTGTTGACGAAGCAAAAATAAAGGTTGATGCCGGAGATGGTGGCAACGGCTGTATCGGCTTCCGTACAGAAAAATATATCCCGCGTGGCGGCCCAAATGGCGGCGATGGCGGTGATGGCGGTGACGTTTACCTGCAGGCAGATGAAAATTTAAATACCCTGGTCGATTTTCGTTTTGTGCGTTTTTATGATGCTGAGCGTGGTGAAAATGGTCAAACACGAGACTGTACCGGATCCCGTGGCAAAGATAAAATTATTCAAGTACCCGTCGGAACACGCTGCCGTGATGCTGATACAGGGGAAGTTCTTGGCGATTTAACGCGCGATGGACAACAGCTCATGGTTGCCAAAGGTGGCTTCCACGGTTTAGGAAATGCACGTTTTAAAAGCAGTACTAACCGTGCCCCTCGTCAAAAGACCGATGGCACGCCAGGTGAAGTGCGTAACCTGCTTCTGGAGTTATTATTGCTTGCCGATGTTGGCATGCTGGGTTTGCCTAATGCCGGTAAATCAACCTTTATCCGCAGTGTTTCAGCGGCAAAACCAAAAGTGGCAGATTACCCGTTCACGACCTTAGTGCCAAATTTAGGTGTGGTCAGTATGGGTTATGGACGCAGTTTTGTGATTGCAGATATTCCCGGATTAATTGAAGGGGCATCTGATGGAGCGGGCCTTGGTGCACGTTTTCTGCGTCATTTAGAGCGTTGCCGTGTATTATTGCATACGATCGATTTATTGCCTGCCGATGGCAGTGATCCGGCAGAAAATGCACTGGTTATTATTGCAGAGCTTAAAAAACACAGCCCTAAACTTGCCTCTAAACCGCGTTGGTTAGTCTTTAACAAAACGGACCTTCTGTTAGAAGATGAAGCTGAATTAGTCATCGAGCGTGTTAAAGAAGCACTTGAGTGGGATGGACCTGTTTATAAAGTAGCCGCCATTTCAAAAACCGGGACAGATACCCTTTGTCGGGATGTTGTTGAATATTTAGAAGAGTTACCGGCTGAATTTACGCCAGAGGAAGAGCGTCAACAGGTCGAATTCCAGTGGGATGATTATCATAAGACAGCAATAGAAGAGCTTGATGATGATAGTGATGATGATGATTGGAGTGAAGATGATGAGATGATGGAAGTTATTTACACAAAAGAGTAA
- the barA gene encoding two-component sensor histidine kinase BarA → MTKYGLRAQVIAFTILPTILIGGILASYFSFHRYYQANDFLIDRAINISEPLAIASEYGIQDQTRTILRRLIGSTHRKNSPMIKSIAIFDTNNQLFVTSNYHRNFDILRLKDDQKIPLLTEVTHEQDSIIIRSPIVDESRFLEYQSTFEQTPKIMGYVALEVNTDEIVLLLYRDTALSFGVVLLGILGSLLLAFAQAKRITGPICAMVSVVEKISLGRLNSRVEGNYSGEIASLQLGINEMAVAMSKHHEEMQDSIDLATSELRETLDQMEVQNIELDITKKKAQQAALVKSEFLANMSHELRTPLNGVIGFARQLLKTQLTTNQIDYLQTIERSAGNLLKIINDILDFSKLEAGKFTLEHIPFDLRDCIDETMHLLAPSAHEKNLELSLIVDPEVPYEVFGDAMRLQQILTNLIGNAIKFTEKGDIKIQIQRIEEQTNRDNKVTLKIMISDSGIGISKKQQAQLFKAFGQADTSITRQYGGTGLGLVITQKLVKEMQGRIELISIPEQGSTFGFTIVIEKSARAALSNIALSRLQKQKVLVFETNEYAALACTQLLRQWKTEPLLAKTEQQWQQFLNTRYDSIVIGYSHVKNLQPLFKYIKQAKSFSGNVIILVNSSDPGIYDTLMAAGVTHCLSKPINHKSFANALISDKTDFNTITYHKALPIFMRKDINVMAVDDNPANLKLISVMLADRTNHVTTCINGQQAVEQAKNHHFDLIFMDIQMPVLDGINACLQIKKGKINYKTPVIAVTAHVLSGEKEQFLQLGMDDCLAKPIDEIALQKMINKWTPNAKVMDGKSLQPRLAPRVKFTQKNLSIDWPLALQQSAGKEELAKELLGMLLTEFVEIKIEVNKALHCDINTLHFAQIIHKFHGGCSYSGVPKLKKVTGLIENELKRGITLELLEPELLELLDELENVAQQAKKHLA, encoded by the coding sequence ATGACAAAATACGGACTTCGAGCTCAAGTGATTGCCTTTACTATTCTACCGACTATTTTGATCGGTGGCATATTAGCAAGTTACTTTTCTTTCCATCGTTATTATCAAGCCAATGATTTTTTGATCGACAGGGCCATTAATATAAGTGAGCCACTGGCTATCGCCAGTGAATACGGTATACAAGATCAAACCAGAACCATTCTAAGGCGTCTGATTGGCTCAACACACCGTAAAAACAGCCCTATGATTAAAAGTATTGCTATTTTTGATACAAACAACCAACTTTTTGTAACCAGTAATTACCATCGCAACTTTGATATCTTACGACTCAAAGACGATCAAAAAATTCCACTCTTAACCGAGGTTACACACGAGCAGGACAGCATAATAATTCGCAGCCCAATCGTTGATGAAAGTCGTTTTTTAGAATACCAGTCAACCTTTGAGCAAACGCCAAAAATAATGGGTTATGTCGCATTGGAAGTTAATACGGATGAAATTGTACTGCTGCTTTATCGCGATACTGCCTTGTCATTTGGGGTGGTTTTATTAGGAATTTTAGGCAGTTTACTGCTTGCTTTCGCACAAGCGAAACGAATTACAGGCCCAATTTGCGCAATGGTCTCTGTGGTTGAGAAGATTAGTTTAGGGCGCTTAAATTCACGTGTAGAAGGTAATTATTCTGGCGAGATTGCCTCATTACAATTGGGCATTAATGAAATGGCAGTGGCGATGTCCAAACATCATGAAGAAATGCAGGACAGCATTGATTTAGCGACCAGTGAGTTAAGAGAGACACTTGATCAGATGGAAGTACAGAATATTGAGCTTGATATAACCAAAAAAAAGGCACAACAAGCGGCACTGGTTAAATCTGAGTTTTTAGCCAATATGAGTCATGAATTACGCACGCCGCTCAATGGGGTGATCGGATTTGCCCGGCAACTCCTAAAAACACAACTCACCACCAATCAAATTGATTATCTGCAGACCATCGAACGATCAGCTGGAAATCTACTTAAAATCATTAATGACATTCTTGATTTTTCTAAATTAGAGGCCGGTAAATTCACTCTGGAGCACATCCCCTTTGATTTACGAGACTGCATCGATGAGACAATGCATCTGCTTGCACCCAGTGCCCATGAGAAAAACCTTGAACTAAGTCTGATCGTTGACCCCGAAGTACCCTATGAAGTCTTTGGCGATGCGATGCGTTTGCAGCAAATTTTGACCAATTTAATTGGTAATGCGATTAAGTTTACCGAAAAAGGTGATATTAAAATACAAATTCAGCGCATTGAAGAACAGACCAATAGGGATAATAAAGTAACACTTAAAATAATGATTTCAGATTCTGGCATTGGAATTTCAAAAAAACAGCAAGCACAGTTATTTAAAGCCTTTGGGCAGGCCGATACCAGTATCACACGTCAATATGGTGGTACTGGATTAGGTTTAGTCATTACTCAGAAACTGGTCAAAGAGATGCAGGGTCGAATAGAATTAATATCGATTCCTGAGCAAGGTTCGACTTTTGGTTTTACGATTGTTATCGAAAAAAGCGCCAGAGCAGCATTAAGCAATATCGCGCTTAGTCGTTTGCAAAAACAAAAAGTATTAGTTTTTGAGACTAACGAATATGCTGCACTAGCCTGCACACAACTACTCCGTCAATGGAAAACCGAACCTTTATTAGCAAAAACAGAGCAACAGTGGCAGCAGTTCTTAAATACACGTTACGACAGCATTGTTATTGGATATAGTCACGTTAAGAACTTACAACCCCTTTTTAAGTATATTAAACAAGCCAAGTCATTTAGCGGGAATGTGATTATACTGGTTAATTCCAGCGATCCAGGCATTTATGATACCTTGATGGCGGCGGGCGTGACTCACTGTTTAAGTAAGCCTATAAATCACAAAAGTTTCGCTAATGCACTTATTTCTGATAAAACAGATTTTAATACAATCACATACCATAAGGCTTTACCGATCTTTATGCGTAAGGATATCAATGTTATGGCCGTGGATGATAACCCGGCAAATTTGAAACTTATTTCAGTCATGCTGGCGGATCGCACCAACCATGTAACAACCTGTATTAATGGTCAGCAAGCCGTTGAACAAGCTAAAAATCACCACTTTGACCTTATTTTTATGGATATCCAAATGCCGGTATTAGATGGCATTAATGCCTGCCTGCAAATCAAAAAGGGGAAAATAAATTATAAAACCCCTGTTATTGCTGTTACTGCACATGTATTGTCAGGCGAAAAAGAACAGTTTTTACAACTTGGTATGGATGATTGTCTGGCCAAACCCATTGATGAAATTGCCCTGCAGAAGATGATTAATAAATGGACTCCCAATGCCAAGGTGATGGATGGTAAATCCTTACAGCCCAGATTAGCCCCAAGGGTTAAATTTACGCAGAAAAACCTCTCTATCGACTGGCCCCTTGCGCTGCAGCAGTCCGCGGGCAAAGAGGAGCTTGCCAAGGAATTGCTGGGCATGTTACTTACTGAGTTTGTGGAGATAAAAATTGAGGTTAATAAAGCACTGCACTGCGACATCAACACGCTGCATTTTGCCCAAATCATCCATAAGTTTCATGGGGGCTGCAGTTATAGCGGGGTACCTAAACTTAAGAAGGTTACTGGTCTTATTGAGAATGAGTTAAAACGAGGTATCACACTGGAGTTATTAGAGCCTGAGTTACTTGAGCTGTTGGATGAGTTAGAAAACGTTGCACAACAGGCAAAAAAACATTTAGCTTAG
- the rlmD gene encoding 23S rRNA (uracil(1939)-C(5))-methyltransferase RlmD, translating to MAQFFKAAPTNSIKNHILKNIKVEKLDHRGRGLAYFQNKPLFIDGALAGELLEVQIVESKKRYSKGKIKKIIKASELRITAACPHYQECGGCDLQHLNQAAQIQIKSDGLLSLFQRFAKKVPQQLEKPIIDKAWEYRRTARFGLQFDKKNKQLKMGLRRAQSNELIDQKVCPVLLPELECLIPPLKILLNSLQCKAHLGHVELLYADQGAVVLLRHMKTLTSPDLQLITAFSALQKVNFFGQASSNQSVCLAGEANLSYRLPEWDCSLSFTPTDFLQVNSDINKKMVSQAMQWLALEKNDSVLDLFCGLGNFTLPIARQVESVVGIEGVQQMVDRATANAQLNNLQNARFYQADLSGENLIEQEWANQNFNKVLLDPARAGALDCLAFIAQKKPSHILYVSCDPLTLARDSQVLLDKGYKLDKLGLLDMFPQTAHMESMALFTG from the coding sequence ATGGCCCAGTTCTTTAAAGCAGCACCCACAAATAGTATCAAAAATCATATTTTAAAAAACATAAAAGTTGAAAAATTAGATCACCGGGGACGTGGTTTAGCCTATTTTCAGAATAAACCTCTTTTTATTGATGGGGCGCTTGCAGGTGAATTACTTGAAGTACAAATTGTAGAAAGTAAAAAACGCTATAGCAAAGGGAAGATTAAAAAGATCATCAAGGCCAGTGAGTTAAGAATTACTGCCGCTTGTCCTCATTATCAGGAGTGCGGTGGCTGTGATCTGCAGCATCTAAACCAAGCTGCGCAGATCCAGATTAAATCAGATGGGCTATTATCATTATTTCAACGTTTTGCTAAAAAAGTACCGCAACAACTGGAAAAACCGATTATTGATAAGGCATGGGAATATCGTCGTACAGCGCGTTTTGGTTTACAATTTGATAAAAAAAATAAACAGTTAAAAATGGGCCTTAGACGCGCCCAAAGTAATGAGCTTATCGACCAAAAAGTTTGCCCTGTATTATTACCTGAATTAGAGTGTTTAATTCCGCCCCTTAAAATATTATTAAATAGCTTACAATGCAAAGCCCATTTAGGGCATGTGGAGCTGCTTTACGCAGATCAAGGTGCGGTGGTTTTATTACGTCATATGAAAACCTTAACCAGCCCGGATTTACAACTAATAACGGCTTTTTCAGCGCTACAAAAAGTGAACTTTTTTGGACAGGCTTCCTCTAACCAGTCTGTTTGTCTGGCCGGCGAGGCAAATCTAAGTTACCGGTTGCCGGAGTGGGATTGTTCCTTGAGTTTTACACCCACCGATTTTTTACAAGTAAACAGTGATATTAATAAAAAAATGGTCAGTCAGGCTATGCAGTGGCTCGCTTTAGAAAAAAACGACAGTGTCTTAGATCTTTTCTGCGGTTTAGGGAATTTCACTTTACCGATCGCGCGCCAGGTTGAATCGGTAGTGGGTATTGAAGGGGTTCAACAAATGGTGGACCGTGCAACGGCCAATGCACAATTAAATAATTTACAGAATGCCCGATTTTATCAAGCCGACTTAAGCGGCGAAAATCTTATCGAGCAGGAGTGGGCCAACCAAAACTTTAATAAGGTTTTATTAGATCCGGCGCGTGCTGGCGCGTTGGATTGTTTAGCTTTTATAGCACAAAAAAAACCATCGCATATCCTCTATGTATCCTGTGATCCGCTGACCCTGGCCCGGGATAGTCAAGTGTTGCTTGATAAGGGTTATAAACTGGATAAATTAGGTTTGTTGGACATGTTCCCGCAAACGGCTCATATGGAATCGATGGCACTGTTTACTGGTTAG
- the relA gene encoding GTP diphosphokinase: MVSVRDTHFYQTAQKNPKKWVTTLGLSSSDQSKLLDNYEKIIALCLNSEQHTLLELGTEMVEILVTLNMDMDTLNAALIFPLLDHQIISQEQVNEWWSKRVAKLVKGATDMEGIRALQNQGGSNNNAAQVDNLRNMLLAMVDDVRAVVIKLAERICYLRQIKGADKDKRLLVASEISSIYAPLANRLGIGQLKWELEDLSFRYLEPEIYKKIAKQLDEKRIDREHYIENFVNTVKDSLQEMNVDGTAYGRPKHIYSIYRKMQKKNLQFEDLYDVRAVRVVVEKLQDCYAALGAIHTQWRHIPSEFDDYIANPKANGYQSIHTVVLGPEGKAVEVQIRTRKMHEDSELGVAAHWKYKEGSAGGKASSGYEEKIAWLRKILAWQEDIADSEDLVDEVRSQVFDDRVYVFTPKGEVIDLPAGATPLDFAYYIHSQVGHRCIGAKVANHIVPFTYHLKTGDQVEILTQKEPNPSRDWLNPNLGYINAPRARNKVSSWFRKQDRDKNVQAGRELLENELAKLKLKLSDLPPAITRFNVSCVEDIFAGVGNGDLRINQLLNFLNDYHHQQTLAEQDQAALESLAKRSSSFVAKPIGDNITIQGESNLLHSIARCCQPIPGEPIEGYITQGRGISVHRKACEQLADLREANPERLVEASWGDANSSGYSLTLRLEALDRSGLLRDVSTLLSNEKVNVLGVNSMTNVKTQTAIIDLDLEIHTSDNIAKIQNKIKQLKDVLQVRRL, translated from the coding sequence ATGGTTTCAGTCAGAGATACACATTTTTATCAAACCGCGCAAAAAAACCCTAAAAAATGGGTCACTACGTTAGGCTTAAGTAGCTCGGATCAAAGCAAATTATTAGACAATTACGAAAAAATTATCGCTTTATGCCTGAACAGTGAGCAGCATACCCTGTTGGAGTTAGGGACTGAAATGGTTGAGATTTTGGTCACTTTAAACATGGACATGGACACCTTAAATGCCGCACTGATTTTTCCTCTGCTTGACCATCAAATTATCAGTCAGGAGCAAGTGAATGAATGGTGGTCTAAGCGTGTTGCCAAACTGGTTAAGGGTGCGACGGATATGGAAGGTATTCGGGCATTACAAAATCAGGGAGGGTCGAATAACAATGCCGCACAAGTGGATAACTTACGTAATATGTTACTGGCAATGGTCGATGATGTCCGTGCCGTTGTTATTAAATTGGCTGAACGGATCTGTTATTTACGGCAGATAAAAGGAGCAGATAAAGATAAAAGGCTGTTAGTCGCTAGTGAAATATCTTCGATTTATGCCCCGCTGGCAAATCGTTTAGGTATTGGACAGCTAAAATGGGAATTGGAAGACTTATCCTTTCGTTATTTAGAACCTGAAATTTATAAAAAAATAGCCAAACAGCTTGATGAAAAGCGTATCGATCGTGAACATTATATTGAAAATTTTGTTAACACCGTAAAAGATTCTCTGCAAGAGATGAATGTTGACGGTACGGCCTATGGGCGTCCCAAACATATCTACAGTATTTACCGCAAAATGCAGAAAAAGAATTTACAGTTTGAAGATCTTTATGATGTACGTGCGGTGCGGGTTGTGGTTGAAAAACTACAGGATTGTTATGCGGCTTTAGGTGCCATTCATACTCAGTGGCGCCATATTCCCAGTGAATTTGATGATTATATTGCCAATCCGAAAGCGAATGGCTACCAATCTATTCATACCGTCGTATTAGGGCCAGAAGGAAAAGCGGTTGAAGTGCAGATACGTACTCGAAAAATGCATGAAGATTCCGAATTGGGGGTTGCGGCTCACTGGAAATATAAAGAGGGCAGCGCTGGTGGAAAGGCCTCCAGCGGATATGAAGAGAAAATAGCCTGGCTACGTAAAATACTCGCCTGGCAGGAGGATATTGCCGACAGTGAGGACTTAGTTGATGAGGTGCGCAGTCAAGTTTTTGATGATCGTGTTTATGTTTTTACCCCCAAGGGTGAGGTGATAGATCTTCCCGCAGGAGCGACACCCCTTGATTTTGCCTATTACATACACAGTCAGGTCGGACACCGCTGTATTGGTGCTAAAGTTGCCAACCATATTGTGCCTTTCACTTACCACTTAAAAACCGGTGATCAGGTTGAAATTCTCACTCAAAAAGAACCTAATCCAAGTCGAGATTGGCTCAATCCTAATTTAGGTTATATTAATGCCCCGCGCGCCAGAAATAAGGTTTCATCCTGGTTTAGAAAACAAGATCGTGATAAAAATGTCCAAGCGGGACGTGAGTTATTAGAAAATGAACTGGCTAAACTGAAACTGAAATTAAGTGATCTCCCTCCCGCAATAACACGTTTTAATGTGAGCTGTGTCGAGGATATTTTCGCCGGTGTGGGCAACGGTGATTTACGTATTAATCAGCTGCTAAACTTTTTAAATGATTACCACCACCAACAAACATTAGCTGAGCAAGATCAGGCGGCGTTAGAATCCTTAGCGAAGCGCAGTAGTTCTTTTGTTGCCAAACCCATTGGTGATAATATTACGATTCAGGGTGAAAGTAATTTATTGCACAGTATCGCCCGTTGTTGTCAGCCCATTCCTGGAGAGCCTATTGAGGGGTATATCACCCAAGGGCGAGGAATTTCAGTGCATCGTAAAGCCTGCGAACAATTGGCTGACTTGCGTGAGGCGAATCCAGAAAGGTTGGTTGAAGCATCTTGGGGGGATGCTAACTCGTCAGGTTATTCGTTAACACTTCGTCTGGAAGCCTTAGATCGGAGCGGCCTGCTAAGAGATGTATCGACGTTATTATCTAATGAAAAAGTAAATGTATTGGGCGTTAACAGTATGACTAATGTTAAAACTCAGACGGCCATTATTGATCTTGATTTAGAAATACATACGAGTGATAACATTGCCAAAATACAAAATAAAATCAAACAATTAAAAGATGTTTTACAGGTTAGACGTTTGTAG
- the lnt gene encoding apolipoprotein N-acyltransferase, giving the protein MSDPVLIKKIDNLTKHLYGQLFVACILGAVQVFAFAPFEQWWVIYPTFVGFFLLQKQLQKSTRRYFLVSFIFSISSLIATLCWIYVSMDLYGGMPKIVSALLIVLLCAYLAIYPSLALWASTRLSGVSDTQRYLLLIPVFWLISDWFRGYVLTGFPWAYLGYSHADTPLVGFAPVLGVQGITLAVMVICGALTLLIQKQKIGLSLSVISALLISGFILQQQQYTIAQPSINVSLVQGNIDQNEKWKKEQLSPSLQKYSALSETGLDDQTELIIWPESAIAALDVNVQAFLQPLSADLAAKNKTLMTGIIGYESKTDSYYNSIVTLGKLPNQQLPQRQGYSLQSENRYQKHHLLPIGEFVPFEKLLRPLAPYFNLPMSSFQRGTQLQNNLQTEQVSIAAAICYEIAFPELLRKNIGEKTGVLLTVSNDAWFGNSIGPDQHLQIARMRAIEFARPLLRSTNNGVTAIFDASGNELGRLPVNVAAVLSKKIQPTFGQTPYQYAGSYPLYLYCLLVLLGLFLSSKYKKHKTKS; this is encoded by the coding sequence TTGAGTGATCCTGTTTTGATTAAAAAAATAGATAATTTAACCAAGCACCTTTATGGACAACTTTTTGTTGCCTGTATTTTAGGTGCCGTTCAGGTTTTTGCTTTTGCCCCTTTTGAGCAGTGGTGGGTGATTTATCCCACTTTTGTTGGTTTTTTTCTTTTACAGAAACAGTTACAAAAAAGCACCCGACGTTATTTTTTAGTTAGCTTTATTTTTAGCATCTCAAGCTTAATTGCAACCTTGTGTTGGATTTATGTCAGCATGGATCTCTATGGCGGCATGCCAAAAATTGTCAGTGCGCTTTTAATCGTATTATTATGTGCCTATCTGGCGATTTATCCAAGCCTTGCCTTATGGGCGAGCACCCGCTTATCAGGGGTGTCTGACACACAGCGTTATCTTTTACTGATACCCGTCTTCTGGTTAATTTCCGACTGGTTTCGAGGTTATGTCCTAACCGGTTTCCCCTGGGCATATTTGGGCTACAGTCATGCAGATACTCCCTTAGTCGGCTTCGCACCCGTATTAGGCGTACAAGGCATCACCCTTGCTGTAATGGTGATTTGCGGCGCACTGACTTTACTTATCCAGAAACAAAAAATCGGCTTAAGCCTCTCGGTAATCAGTGCGCTGTTGATAAGTGGTTTTATTTTACAACAACAGCAATACACCATAGCGCAACCCTCAATCAACGTATCACTGGTGCAGGGTAATATTGATCAGAATGAAAAATGGAAAAAAGAACAGTTATCCCCTTCCCTGCAGAAGTATTCAGCTCTCAGTGAAACGGGACTCGACGACCAAACTGAGCTGATAATTTGGCCAGAATCCGCCATCGCAGCCTTAGATGTTAATGTGCAGGCATTTCTGCAACCTTTATCGGCTGACTTAGCGGCAAAAAATAAAACGCTGATGACGGGAATTATTGGTTATGAATCAAAAACCGATAGTTATTACAACTCGATCGTTACCTTAGGAAAATTACCTAATCAACAATTGCCCCAGCGACAAGGTTATTCATTACAGAGTGAAAATCGCTATCAAAAGCACCATCTACTGCCGATTGGAGAATTTGTTCCTTTCGAGAAGTTATTACGTCCGCTTGCCCCCTATTTTAACTTACCTATGTCAAGTTTCCAGCGTGGTACGCAACTACAAAATAACTTACAAACAGAGCAGGTATCTATTGCCGCCGCGATCTGTTATGAAATCGCTTTTCCCGAACTGTTACGCAAAAATATAGGCGAAAAAACCGGGGTTCTTTTAACGGTCAGTAATGATGCCTGGTTTGGTAATTCGATTGGACCGGATCAACATTTACAGATAGCAAGAATGCGCGCTATCGAGTTTGCTCGCCCGCTTTTACGTTCCACCAATAATGGCGTAACCGCGATTTTCGATGCATCAGGCAATGAACTGGGCAGATTACCAGTTAATGTAGCAGCTGTTTTAAGTAAAAAAATTCAGCCGACTTTTGGTCAAACGCCCTATCAATATGCCGGCTCCTACCCCCTTTATTTATACTGTTTATTGGTGCTTCTTGGATTGTTTTTATCTTCCAAGTATAAAAAACACAAAACCAAATCTTAG